The following proteins are encoded in a genomic region of Hippoglossus hippoglossus isolate fHipHip1 chromosome 3, fHipHip1.pri, whole genome shotgun sequence:
- the dhcr7 gene encoding 7-dehydrocholesterol reductase: MGGACRLQLCDDPLLHLKRRAACSTASVTSQMNGAMAMEATRRRAQPSANGKTSEEEEQPAQWGRAWEVDWFSLIAVIGLLCFAPFIVFYFVMACDQYQCSISQPLVDLYNKETTLLSMWAHASSFSWTAAKIYAIWVGFQVILYMCVPDVVHKFIPGYVGGVQDGARTPAGLINKYEINGLQCWLITHVLWIANAHYLHWFSPTIIFDNWIPLMWCANILGYAVSTFAFVKAHFFPTNSQDCKFTGNIFYNYMMGIEFNPRIGKWFDFKLFFNGRPGIVAWTLINLSYMAKQQELYGQVTNSMILVNVLQAIYVLDFFWNEAWYLKTIDICHDHFGWYLGWGDCVWLPYLYTLQGLYLVYHPVQLSNTHALAVLLLGLVGYYIFRSTNHQKDLFRRTEGTCSIWGRKPTYIECSYYSADGGLHHSKLLTSGFWGVARHLNYTGDLMGSLAYCAACGFSHILPYFYIVYMTILLVHRCVRDEHRCSSKYGKDWKRYTDAVPYRLIPGVF, from the exons ATGGGCGGAGCGTGCAGGCTGCAGTTATGTGATGATCCACTGCTGCATCTGAAGAGACGAGCAGCTTGTTCCACTGCGAGTGTGACTTCACag ATGAACGGTGCAATGGCCATGGAGGCCACCAGGAGGCGAGCTCAGCCAAGTGCCAATGGGAAAACatctgaagaggaggagcagccagcACAGTGGGGGAGAGCATG GGAGGTGGACTGGTTTTCCCTGATTGCCGTGATCGGCCTCCTTTGCTTTGCCCCCTTCAttgtcttttactttgtgaTGGCGTGTGATCAGTACCAGTGCTCCATCAGCCAGCCTCTTGTTGATCTGTACAATAAAGAGACCACCTTGCTCTCCATGTGGGCCCACGCATCCTCCTTCAGCTGGACAGCTGCCAAGATATATGCAATCTGGGTGGGCTTCCAG GTGATCCTGTACATGTGTGTTCCTGATGTTGTCCATAAGTTTATTCCTGGCTATGTTGGTGGAGTGCAGGATGGAGCACGAACTCCTGCTg GCCTGATCAACAAGTATGAGATCAATGGGCTGCAGTGCTGGCTGATCACTCATGTCCTGTGGATTGCCAATGCCCACTATCTCCATTGGTTTTCTCCCACCATCATCTTCGACAACTGGATCCCTCTGATGTGGTGTGCCAACATACTGGGCTATGCTGTTTCTACCTTTGCTTTCGTAAAGGCCCACTTCTTCCCCACCAACTCTCAGGACTG CAAGTTCACAGGGAACATATTCTACAACTACATGATGGGCATCGAGTTCAACCCACGCATTGGCAAATGGTTTGACTTCAAGCTGTTCTTCAATGGCCGACCCGGCATTGTAGCCTGGACCCTCATCAATCTGTCCTACATGGCCAAGCAGCAAGAGCTGTACGGCCAAGTCACCAACTCTATGATTCTGGTCAATGTACTGCAG GCCATTTATGTGTTGGATTTCTTCTGGAACGAGGCTTGGTACCTGAAAACCATTGACATCTGCCATGACCACTTTGGATGGTATCTGGGCTGGGGAGACTGTGTGTGGCTACCATACCTCTACACACTGCAG gGTCTGTACCTGGTGTACCACCCAGTCCAGCTTTCTAACACCCATGCCCTGGCTGTCCTCCTGCTGGGCCTTGTCGGGTATTACATCTTCCGCTCCACCAACCACCAGAAGGACCTGTTCCGCCGCACAGAGGGAACCTGCTCCATCTGGGGGCGCAAGCCAACGTACATCGAGTGCTCATACTACTCCGCAGACGGTGGCCTTCACCACAGCAAGCTCCTGACCTCTGGCTTCTGGGGCGTGGCCCGGCACTTAAACTACACAGGCGACCTGATGGGCTCTCTGGCCTACTGTGCTGCCTGTGGCTTTAGCCACATTCTGCCCTACTTCTACATCGTTTACATGACCATCCTGCTAGTGCACCGCTGTGTGCGTGACGAGCACCGCTGCAGCAGCAAGTACGGCAAGGACTGGAAACGCTACACAGATGCTGTGCCTTATCGGCTGATTCCTGGAGTGTtttag